One window of the Thermasporomyces composti genome contains the following:
- a CDS encoding CBS domain-containing protein gives MTVARDIMTAGAHCVGEHESLQDAARRMKDLDVGALPICGDDDKLHGILTDRDIVVKCVAEGKDPASVTAGELAQGKPHYVDAGADVREVLTMMEEHKIRRLPVIENRRLVGMISEADLGRHLSDEEVGHFVEAICGSS, from the coding sequence ATGACCGTGGCGCGGGACATCATGACCGCTGGCGCGCACTGCGTGGGTGAGCACGAGTCGCTGCAAGACGCCGCCCGACGCATGAAGGATCTCGACGTCGGAGCACTGCCGATCTGCGGTGACGACGACAAGCTGCATGGAATCCTCACCGACCGCGACATCGTCGTGAAATGTGTCGCGGAGGGGAAGGACCCTGCGAGCGTGACCGCTGGCGAGCTCGCGCAGGGTAAGCCCCACTACGTCGACGCGGGCGCCGACGTGCGCGAGGTGCTCACCATGATGGAGGAGCACAAGATCCGCCGGCTCCCGGTGATCGAGAACCGCCGGCTCGTCGGCATGATCAGCGAGGCCGACTTGGGCCGTCACCTCTCGGACGAGGAAGTCGGGCACTTCGTCGAGGCGATCTGTGGCAGCTCGTAG